The region GCAGAAATAAGACAAGTAACATATCACGCGAAACATAGCGGTGCCGtgctttttcaaatatttggTTAGTTTTCTGCACTgtcttgtttttcagttttctttcatttactttgatgttataaaataattaatcacaCACGATAAAAATGATCAGGTAATGATCATTTTATGGTAAACGTGACTGGACGAATGGCCTcttatgcatattttaatgcatCCGTTGTTGATCATAGGACATACATATTGTACTTGCCTATATTGTTATAGCCTATGAATAACAGAACACGTCTGATGCGATCTCACCATTTTTCATTtgaccaaacaaaaaatgacgGAGTTCTTTTGTCTACCGTATTGTAGTCTCGAATTTCTATTTTCCACATATATCCATCcgtttttccttctttcttccttcctctcgGCTCCGTAGCCTATGTTATTCGTTATTGACACGGCTGCCGAaaggcaacccccccccccccccaaaaaaaagagggtGGGACAGGAACTAGAAGTTAAAAAAAGCGCTAGTACACTGTGAACTCTGGGCTTTCAGCTGGATTGTGGCTAAAAATAAGGTAGGTTAACGCCATTTCTTGAATGTCTAcatgttttctatttatttcctCTTCATACGGTAATCTTTCTTGTTGGCTGGCGTGCGCACTAAGTCAAGATGGAAAAACTATCACCACTAGGCTATTTctgttacattacactacattacatttatttggcagacgcttttatacaaagcgacgtacaataattGCATGCTATTCTCTTGTTTCTTAGTTTTCCACAAAGTTCGTGGGAGGTCTTGTAGTGAAGGACGACACTTAAATGGGCCGTTTAGTTTCAATTATTCTGTCCTCAAGTGCGTTTTGCAACGTTACATTCCCTGTCAGTCAATACGAGATAGTTGAGGACAGCCGACCTGCATAGCGCGTGAATTGGCAGGCATAGGATCAACCAGATGCTTTGCTTATCGGCGGCGATCGCGCTGTACCTGAAACATCGGCATTGTTTTCTGAAGGCAACCACTGTCTATGGAGTTTTGCGCTTCCGTAGGGTACAGATTAAGAGCCATTTCTCGTCGGAACTGCTCATTTGCAAGCCCGCCCGCTTATTAAGCGGctgacatttatttatcattttatttccctGCGGACGCTAACCGATTCGCCGGAGTCGAATGAGAGCATTCTAAACAAATAGGAATAACCTTTGGGCCCAACGCCAGCTTAGTAGCCTACAAACACTTCTGTAGCTTTACCGGTGCTTGCCGGGTTGTAGTCATAAGTCAGTGTAGTTAAACTCAGTTTACCAATGTTTATTCACTGAACTTCATGTTTACCATTGTTTATGAATGAGCAACCAGCAAATTACTATTAAATGGAATTGGAGtgatggaaaataatttaaaatatttattacttATCAGTTTGTTTCTGCATCAACTTTTTGGCCTTTGTCCTTTTTTAAGGACTCTGATTAACAAACTCGCACACATGCGTGGACACCTACTTAGAAAGATGAGGAGGAAGGGAGTGTGTGTACTGAAACCAGTCTTgttggaaatgcattttatttatgttttttgctAACACATTCAATCTAAAGTATATTTGTCTTATTCATTTAGAAGTAATCCAATAGTAATCGGATTAGATTCCACCTTTTCAGTAATCCAAAATATTTAGTTGCTAATTAGacttataatataatataatttgtaATCGATACTGGATTACATTTTCCAATTAATCAGCCCAACATATGAAAGTGTTTTCCAACCAAGTCcaaaagctagctagctgtgatTGGTGAAAGCAAGGCTCTTCCTGTGTAAAAACGAACATGCGGAAATTCTGTGTTGAAATCCTGTATTGCTCAATAGAACCATTTTtgctatgaaataaatatagacTGTCCTCGTGACTTGACCTAAATGCTAACGCCGTCACCGGCCGTTGAATGGTAGGCTTATGTGTTACAGGCACATACTGTGCCACATAAACAGCTTCGAGCGATCAGGTGAGCACGGTGTCAGCGATTCATGTTGTCAGTTGCAGATGTGAACTGTGTGCAAGAGCGATGTCGTCACTCTTTGTTGTTTGGTGAATTTCATGTCTGGAACACAATGTCATTGTGCAACCGGAGCTGGTTTCCGAACATGCTGCCAACCGATAGCTGTGAGCTACAGTTAGTCAgctattgtgtttttttttttttttttttttttttttttttctgaggatcCTGTCGTTCTGTTGCGCTTGTGTTATGGTTTGGTGACCTCGTTTAATAactcatttaatatttttattcaaaattcacATGCTAAATGTCAAACATTGGTCAaaggcaaacatttttttatttgaaatggattggtatattctgtatatttatGCCAGCAAAATATTGAATTGACAAAATTGAATTATGTTGCTTGCATAAGTATACTCACATTAGTATTTGGTGGAACTGCTTTTCACAATCACAACTGTAACTGCTTTAAGTATTTTTGGGGAACATTCTACCAACTGTGTACTCTAGTTAGGGTGATTTTCACCTATTCTTCGTAGCTGATCTGTTCCAGCTCTCTCGGGTTGTTTGGACCACATTTTCAAGTTGTGCCACAAAATGATGATGGATTTGAGGCCTGGACTTTGACTGGGACACTCAAGGACATTTATCTTTTCATCTTTGATCTGCTCCAGTGTGGTTTGGCCTTGTGCTTTGGATGGTGGTCCTGTTGAAAGGTGGATTTTCTCCCCGTTTCAGGTCTTTAGCAGACTGAGACCAGTTTTCTGTCAGTATTTGCCTATAATTTGCACTGATCAGTGTCCTAGTGCCTGTTGAAGAGAATCGCCCCCATAGCATGACGCTGCCTCCACTGTGCTTCACTGCAGGGATGGTGCTTAGAGGTACATGTGCAGTGTTAGGTCTGTATAAGAGGGACGTGTGCAGTGTTAGGTCTGCTAGGCTGGCAGGCAGAGTTAATTAGAGTATCTTTTGTCGGCTCCTGGATTGAGCTGAAGTCAGTGTAAAGGGTGGGTGTGGGCCCTACTCATCTGTGCATGACCAGTTACTCAAGCATGAAGATGGCTGCCTCTGAGTGGCTCTTACAGCGCTGACTAATTGAAACAGGGAACCTGTTCTCCTGGCAGCACATGGAAATTTTTATATTGAGTGTCTTGGCCCATAAGTTTTCAACGCTGCATCTTTCTGTTGAATGTCTTTACAGCTATAAAGCATTTAACACCATGCATCTGTCGCTAAagtccatgtttttttgttgctaagtCTTAGCTAAACATTAGTGACATCTCAGCTTGACTGTGTTCAAAGCTATGTAGATTTATGCAAATGGAAAAGCTTTGTCCTCTTTCTTagtacaattatttatttcaaactgGCTTGTTCTGAATTTGACTGTTCAAGTCACTGCATGTCTTTCAGACTAGTGGAATTTCCAGTAATACCAAGTTGCGTTTTGCACAATTTTTCTTTATGGGGgcaagcctgtgtgtgtctgcttgcaTGAGGTACTCTGCGTGTATGGTGTATTCTGCGTGCGTGTATGAGGtgctttgcgtgtgtgcatgcgtgtgtacgtgtatgagGAACTTAGCGTGCTACACACAGTCGACTGCAGTCCTACACAGTCCAGTGCAGTCCTACATGCAGTCCAGTGCAGTCCTACACGCAGTCCAGTGCAGTCCTACACGCAGTCCAGTGCAGTCCTACACGCAGTCCAGTGCAGTCCTACACGCAGTCCAGTGCAGTCCTACACGCAGTCCTACACGCAGTCCAGTGCAGTCCTACACACAGTCCAGTCCTACACACAGTCCAGACAGTCGAGAGGGATTTGCCCCATTGGAGACAGTAGTCCAGGTATgttcatttctctctttctctctccttacTGCAGCTGAAGGATGAGGTGTGGCTTTCCTCTACAGTGCTTCCTCCCCTtccatctcctcctcttcctctgccccCTAGGACCCCAGCTGAGCCTTGGCTTAAAAATCTGTGCCTTCAACGTCCAGAGCTTCAGTGACTCCAAGGCGTCCAAACCGAAGGTTATGCACAACCTCGTCCGGGTGAGAATGGCCCCCTTgcactccacccccacccccccgccccgaggGATGAACTGCAGGAAAACAACCTCTACTTTAAATTCAGTTCTCCAGAGTCAGTACTGAACAGGTTGCTACACATTCAAAGATCTGCATATACATTCTGTATTATGACGCTAAAATATTCAGACAGTTTGTCATACTGCCTTCATCCATTAAACAGCATGTTTATTATCTTGGCCTTATAAGTATATGCAACCTTAAGTGATTATCAAAGATGGGCTGGTTTGGGAAATGGAAATTTCAGATCCTGTTTTCAGTCAGCTCAGTAAACAGTTCCTAAATGGAGAAAATCCAGGAACTACTAAGTTTCGGTAGTAGTCCTCTTCTGTCGGCAGTTGTTCGGAGTTTTACTGCATGTGCGTGAGACGCTTGCTTTTCCGTCAGATTGTGTCTCGCTGTGATGTGTGCCTGCTTCAAGAGGTGAGAGATGCGCAGCACACTGCCGTTAGAAAGCTGTTGGATTCGCTCAACAGGTAAGCCAACGACGAGCACTGAGCGGGTCCGCCAAATGCAGTCCTGGTATGCGACACGTTGTGTTCTGTCTGTCCTATCTCTGTCCTAGTATGGAGCACTACAGCAGAGATGTTCACTTGAATTTCAGAgatgtaagaaacccctcagatacaccaaacggTGCGTCAAGGTCACCAACTGCAAGAAACCAGAGCTTTTCACAttgaggtcaccaactgtaagaaaccgCTCAGATACACCAAGTAGCGGAAGTATCTGAGAGGCCAAGGAGCGTGTCTAGTCTTACCCAGTGTTATTGGAACGGGATTAATGTAACGTTGTCTCAGTTATTTGACTCAaagaataatgttttaacctttcctctgtgctaacaatTATGCACAGACGGAGCAGACTGCTGtccgccagtagtgtggcttTCTACGAATCGTTATCTAACTTGGTAGATGCGGAAatgtctttggcttgtgtagcctgcagaAATGCAATTGTGTATCCTGTTACGACACTAGTGTGTAGGCGAGTGACTATCCTaagttctgtgtgtatgctaGGACCTcaaaactgctaggtgtgcaatagtaagagtcaaagagggataccaggttaaaatgaatgcagtttattgttcagtgtgtctagtaataatgacaatataatggtgcaaaatgtgagtggtgaaatggctatacGTGTAAATGGTTTATATGCACAAGAGACCGTGTCGATGAGTCTCCCCGAACCACTGCACTTCTCTCCTTATACTCAAATATAGATCAAATCGAaacaccaagtcatcaaataaagacacaatcatggcATAACAGTATAGATCAGTGATCCTGCTtgtaagcatatcacactgggtcaacctttgtatctggctgggtgCAAACCCATTGGTACAGttatcaagatctttagtcagcaccccaccactaAAGACAcaaacttgttccccatgacatcagttttccaacaatacaaaacatgattgtATCATGGAGAACCTGaagttcacataatgctgatccaatcgGATGTTCTGCAACTGAGCTCTGTCTCTTAATCtcactccctgtcagcacagtaaagtctGTTTTACTTTGAGGACCCGATAAGAGGCCGACTTCTGTGAACTTCCCTTTAAAAAATCTTGAACATAGATGTTCATTACACTACCAGAGTGGTGCATTAGACTTTCAGCAGAATATGTTTATCAGTTTCATGATAAATGCTAAAGAAGACCAAGCAGTAGTGTTTCCCTTGGGAAGGGAGGGTGcacaaatgactgaaaatggGGGTGTGAATAACTGCcatatttttggaaaagaaTTTGCTAAATTGTCTTTGAATTAAGTAATATTTTCCCAATTGTTGTAGCATATAACAGAACTCATtacttatattatttattttatacagccttctttgctcatctttatcaaagGAGGGTCTTAGGATTAAGTAATATTTCTCCCATTTTTGTAGCATATAACATAACTCATTGCTTGTATCGTTTATTTTATAAAGCCTgctttgctcatctttatcaagggagAATAAAGCATACCATATTTGAAAACTGTTACTCTCTTTGGACAATTAAGAAGGATAGCATTGtttaagaaaaatgtttaaaagacatgtaccccccccccccttgtccttCATCTGTTCCCTGCCTTGTAGGTATGATGAGAAGTATCATTATGATTATGTGGCCAGTGAGCGTTTGGGCAGATCATCTGCTTACCAGGAGCAGTATGTCTTTGTGTACAGGTGAGAGCAGACCTCATCAGTACATATGACAGCATACACCCATGCTTTCAGAACTCTCCTCCCcgatccctctctctgccctcctcctcttctgttcccattccctctctctacTTCTGCCATTCCAATCTCATGTATGCTTTGTACttattcctctttttctctctctccccctccctctcccacaacCTCACTCTTTTTCCCACAccctatctctgtctctctctctctctctctctctctctctccccccccccccccccccccccagaggaggAGGGATTCAGTCAGAAGGTTCCTCTCTCCATTGTTCAATAGCATCCCTGTGATCTGGTCCCTGTGTTCTGGGGGGAGGTGACTTGTGTAGTtatgctctgtctgtctccccctgcaggacagGCTCGGTAAAGGTGCTGGATGAGTACCAGTATCCAGACAAGCAGGAAGGAGATGAAGGGGCCTTCTCCAGACCACCCTTCGTGGTCAAGCTTAAAGCACCCAAAACAGGTTTGTGACCAATGGCACCAGAAAGGGTGTGAGTGGCCCACGCACCTCTCTCTGCACAATGAGAGTTCGTGAATAACACAGTTCTGTCTGCACAGTGAGAGTTTGTGAAtaatacagctctctctgcAAAGTGAGAGTTTGTGAATAACGCAGCTCTCTCTGCACAGTGACAGTTTGTGAAtaatacagctctctctgcACAGTCAGAGTTTGTGAATAACGCAGTTCTCTGCACAGTGAGAGTTTGAATAACGCAGCTCTCTGCACAGTGAGAGTTTGTGAATAACGCAGCTCTCTCTGCACAGTGAAAGTTTGAGTAACACCACTCTCTCTGCGCAGTGATTGGAACATTCGTCCTGATCCCGCTGCACTCTTCCCCTAGCAATGCCACCAAAGAGATCGATGAGCTGTACGACGTTTTTGTTGACGTGCAAGAAAAGTGGAAAATCGAGGTAAGAGGcaggtgaaggagggagaggtgAAAGTGGaggaaatggtaaaaatgtgacCGTTGTCTTTAAAATACAAACCGGTTGTGATGGTGTGCGCGTGTGATGCAGAGAACAATACTGTtggtctgacccccccccccccattagaaCGTGATGTTCCTGGGGGACTTCAACGCGGCCTGTGGCTACGTGGCCAAGAAGAACAGGAAGAACATCCGGCTGATGACGATGGACCGCTTCTACTGGCTGATTGGAGACGAGGTGGACACCACAGTGAGGGAGAGCACCAGCTGCGCGTATGACCGGTGAGCCACCGCTGCCCTCCGCTCTCACTGGAGcgggtgtgtttgagtgtgttgcGCTCTTGCCTGTGAATGGTGTGGTTTTGTTCAAGTGGTTGCCTTCTACTCTCCTCACCACCTCCTGCCTTTTCTCAGGTTCGTGGTCCACGGGGAAACTTTCTTAAGAGGGGTTGAGCCCTCTTCTGCTGGTGTCTACAAATTTGACAAGAAGTTCCATCTCAAAGAGGAAGAGGTCAGTGTTCTTcaaccctctcctcctctgtctgtcctttaaaaactccccccccccccccccccgattcgtCCACAGAATGTTAAGATATtgtccaaatgacacaataactTTGTGTCAAACAAATTGGTACATGGGGGGACAttagacaaacacaaaacacccaCTGTTACAATGTTCTggtggaaaaaaactgttttggtGCCATTGCCTTTTGTTGAAACGGGTAGCTGAAAGACCTATACTTGAGACAACCGCACTGGCGCCAGTGAGAAATGTCTCTCAACAAggccaggaagtgagcttccaAAACAAGTTGGTCTCTTCTTGCGCACTGTTCACCATGAATGACCCCACTCCTTGTAATGTTGGTTAACTTCACATTGTGTGTGCAAAGCGTcaagtgcttgtgtgtctgtatttaaggaattctgtgtgtgcgtgtgtgcgtgtgtgcgtgtgtgcgtgtgtgcgtgtgtgcgtgtgtgcgtgtgtgcgtgcgtgtgtgtgtatttcaggcATTAAGTTTGAGTGACCACTATCCCATCGAGGTGGATTTGAAGGCATCAGCACAGCGGCGATCAGAAACGcagctctccctcctcttcatcactgCCTGCATCCTCTTCCTCAACCTAGCCTGAACATGCACTGTGCAGAACACACACGCTGTGCATCGGGGTAAAGGCGGGTTCATCGGGGAACGTGCAAAATACATCCTGTCTTCTTCATCTCCTCATCTCCCTGGAGTTAAAGCACgttgctgtgcgtgtgtgtgcgtgtgtgtgcttgcgtgtgtgtgtttccgtgtgtgtgcgtgcgtgtgcgtgtgtgtgcttgcgtgcgcgcattcgagtgtgtgtgtatgtacagtgacGCCTGGCTCTGACTGCATGCCCAGCAATGGCAAACTGTCTTAGGAGTTTTGATGAATTTTAAGTGCTGACTTATAAGACTGAGCTTTCTGACTTTCTATTGGCCGAGACCTCCTGTCATTCATGACAAATCTATGAAATCACTATGAGACATTGACTGGACTTTCCCTTTAGGGCATTGAGTAAATAGTGTGTGCTGCAGTAATCTGTCCAAATTAGCACAGGGAATAAACCCCAGACTTTCTGGActtgtgacctttgaccttgctCATGCCAAAAGCCTTCTAGGCctttatatgaaattattttgtgtacagttttttttattttattttttttactttgggtttgtgtgttttaatgacGGAATAAAATTTCCGATGGTGCCTTATCTCAATATACTTATTTAtgtccatgtttgtttttagcCTGTTGTAAAATACATTCTGTTAGgggaaatgctaaataaaactTGTCAATggggatttattttaaaatacaaaaataaaagaaattcaaaaaatCTTGGTTGTGTGATATATTGCAGAAATTTCTCCATTCAACAGTTGGGTGAGTGATCTGTTCAGCGGTGGGTGTGGGATCTGTTCAGCGGTGGGTGTGGGATCTGTTCAGAGGTGGGTGTGGGATCTGTTCAGAGGTGGGTGTGATCTGTTCAGCGGTGGGTGTGATCTGTTCAGCGGTGGGTGTGGGATCTGTTCAGAGGTGGGTGTGGGATCTGTTCAGCGGTGGCTGAGTGATCTGTTCAGAGGTGGGTGTGATCTGTTCAGCTGTGGCTGAGTGATCTGTTCGGCGGTGGGTGTGGGATCTGTTCAGAGGTGGGTGTGGGATCTGTTCAGAGGTGGGTGTGATCTGTTCAGCGGTGGGTGTGATCTGTTCAGCGGTGGGTGTGGGATCTGTTCAGAGGTGGGTGTGGGATCTGTTCAGCGGTGGCTGAGTGATCTGTTCAGAGGTGGGTGTGATCTGTTCAGCTGTGGCTGAGTGATCTGTTCGGCGGTGGCTGTGGGATCTGTTCGGCGGTGGCTGTGATCTGTTCGGCGGTGGGTGTGATCTGTTCAGCGGTGGGTGTGGGATCTGTTCAGAGGTGGCTGATCTGTTCAGCGGTGGGTGTGTGATCTGTTCAGCTGTGGCTGATCTGTTCAGCGGTGGGTGTGATCTGTTCAGCTGTGGCTGAGTGATCTGTTTGGCGGTGGCTATGGGATCTGTTCGGCGGTGGGTGTGATCTGTTCAGCGGTGGGTGTGGGATCTGTTCAGCTGTGGCTGAGTGATCTGTTCAGAGGTGGCTGATCTGTTCAGCGGTGGGTGTGTGATCTGTTCAGCTGTGGCTGATCTGTTCAGCGGTGGCTGAGGGATCTGTTGGGGAGGGATTCAGTGTGTAATCTATCCCAGGGAGGAGTTAATGTGTAATCTATCCTAGGCAGTGGTTCAGTGTGTAATCTATCCTAGGCAGTGTGCAGTCTATCCCAGGGAGGGATTCAGTGTGTAATCTATCCCAGGGAGGGATTCAGTGTGTAATCTATCCCAGGAAGACATTGGCCTAAAAAATGTTGAGTCCCTAAAGAGTATTCAGCTCTGGGGAAAATTAAGATAATGTAAAGAACTCTTTCAGAATTAAGGTTTGTGCACGACATGATTCCTCAAGGGACTCTATTTGCAATACCAACTGATCAAGTGTTGTAGAAACCTTTCCAAATACAGAAGTCATGCCGAGGACTCTACTGACCACACTTGTTTCAGTACCCGTTTTTCCAAGATAAAACTGCGGACTGTACTGGCACAGGAAAGGTTCTGTCAACTTTCTGTTCTGTCCACCAAAAATAACATGCCAGCAACAAGAGCTTACTTCTCCAAAAGCCAGGAGGGTGAATAGCAGATGCTGGGCCAGCTCCGTTTGGGTGAGTGAGTAAATCATTTACTCATTCATGTTGCACTGTAAGCTTAAGGTACATTTGAAATGTCAGTCTGTCATTACTCTTTTTAATAAACTACGTTCATCAATTAACCATATGTGGGTTAGGCTGTACTCACAACCAGGGTGAGGCCCAGTGGCCAGAAAACTGGACAATATTATTTTATGGCTCCACATAGGCTTGCTCACCttgagccccgcccctcagcccaGACTCTACCCACCGCTGGCAGTTTAGCAAAATTGATAATGGAGAGGCTTACTTTGGCGCTTTATGTCTATTGGGATGGTAGCTTTATTTGTAGCTATCTAACCTTTGTGAAGGATCAATGGTGCGTCAATGGGCTTACATAGCTAGCTGATGCACTACATGGCTAAAGGTATGTGGAGATCTgtcatccaacatctcatctaaaattatgggcattaatatggaagTGGTCcaacctttgctgctataacaacctctactgttctgggaaagctttatactagatgttggagtattgctgcagggatttgcttccattcagcccgaagagcattagtgtggtcaggcactgattggccgattaggcctggctcgcagttggctttccaattcatcccaaaaatgttggatggggttgaggtcagggctctgcacAGGCTAGTCAAGATCTTCCAGACCAGTCTCAACataaccatttctatatggaccttgccgTGTGActaggggcattgtcatgctgaaacatgcaGACTTGCTACATCaggatttgccttcactggaactaaggggcttaGCTCAAACCAtgcaaaacagccccagatacttttggtcatatagtgtacattTAAAAGCGTACTTATATATGCTAGTCAAAGCCTGTTGGCATATTTGGCAATGCAGCCACTGAGTATGTCTTGCAAACTATTTTGAATCAAAACAtgtcattaatatttaaatttgttttaaaagataTGTAGAATGGATGCATCGTTAAGGTGGTGTATTAAGGCTCTCTGGCTAATCTAATTCTTCTgtcccctgtctctccctccacaaGCATTCCTACACAGAATTAATTATCTTAAATTTTTCTGTCTGACTGTGAATTGAACTGTGTTTAAGtgcacatttataatttattagaCACCTCATTACACTAATTGTGATTCAGCTCATGAGGAAGAATATTCAATAATGTGTTAATGTTATTCTGCTATTTATATGATCGCATCATCATTGTTCTCGTATGGAATGTTGAATTTCTTAAAAAGGAATATGAAATTTAGACAGAAATTGTCAGAACAAATgtagatttattttgtttcaaaagcAAACATAGCAATcaattttactgaaaaatagATATTACAATAACTCAACTGGTCAGTAAACATTATTGgcagcacaaaaaaattaaataaatcataaattatagAAAGCTGTTGTCATAGTGACACCAGGTACCAGAAGTCCTGGTCTTGCTCAAGTCATCAGTGAGCCAACCAATCCCAGGGGTCACCAGTTGGGAGCCAACCAGTCGAGAGTCTTCAGAGCTAACTCAAATCCCAGGAAGCAGGCCTGTGGGAAGCATTAAGAGCTGTGACCGGACTTGCACATATTTGCCTACATTCTCCTGGCTTGTGTTTGGTCTAGTATTGTTCCTTGTGCTTATTGAAGTGCATCATTTTTACAGTGAGGCCTTGGTTTACCTTTACACTGCAACTGGTTGAAATTACTTTCTTTAGAtcataaaatgtctttttttctgagtcTGTCACTCTGCAAATTATAACTGCTTTTCCATCCTAGGAGCATAATAAGATAGTGAGGAGTTGGCTGTGTTTAATGTAACTGATTACCTATTGCTTGTGTTATTATAGTTCACAATAAGATCAGATTGTAgtttgtacaaaatatacaatgGTTACAGCGTTCTGGAATTATGAAACCATACATATTTGATACTGTAAGTGCTAAGGCCAATGTAATACGCTATGGGTATGTAAAGGACTATGGGTAATGCAGCATGCTAAGGGTAGCGCTAAGTGCTATGGGTAATGTTACCGCATTGGCGGGGAATGCTCGGAGCATGACGGCGGTAAAGCCCTTGTAGAGAGCACAAGCCCCTTCCTCCCGGATCAGGTTCGCAAGGACATCCCGCAAACCCCTGTAGCGCCCTTCCGCAGCTGAAAGTGGCACACGGGGAAAAGCAcatcagggttagggttagggtttaccCCCCTGTAGCGCCCTTCCGCAGCTGAAAGTGGCACACGGGGAAAAGCACATCAGGGaaagatttttctttcattcacagCCGATTTGAACTTCTTTAATGAAATGTTATCGCCACTGGAGTTTGAAACTTATGTGCCATCCCACTGTACACGTATGGCCATATATTTAAGCCTATATACATACATTCAGTTGAGCCGCATGTTAAAAGCCttatttactaagacctttagcatgtgcaaatgtTACTGGctttgcgtgtgctaaaaggctTTCCATGCGctgaaggtcttagtaaatcatgCCCGAagtgtcttcctcagactcgtgtctgtgtgagcccaaCCAGTGAACTGCGGTGTTATAAGAAGCAGAGGCAACATCacgtgcttcagaggagagctcAGGCTTGTCTGAGCTCTACCAAACGGACTGCTGTGGTCCATAATGTGCACTGATAGATACAGCTGGACATTCTGAactggagagaaaaggggaatgAGTAAGGGAATTTAAAAAGTCCTGGCGAATCCCCGTACCTGTCTGGAAGTTTGATTTGAGAACATCTGGGGGAAGCGCAACCACCCAGTTCAGAATGCCTGCCAAACCACCGGCCaagaggattctgggagtgCTAAGCTGGGTGAcactgaaaagaagaaaaggggaAACAGAGGTGAGGGACAT is a window of Anguilla anguilla isolate fAngAng1 chromosome 13, fAngAng1.pri, whole genome shotgun sequence DNA encoding:
- the LOC118211748 gene encoding deoxyribonuclease gamma-like isoform X3, coding for MCYRHILCHINSFERSGPQLSLGLKICAFNVQSFSDSKASKPKVMHNLVRIVSRCDVCLLQEVRDAQHTAVRKLLDSLNRYDEKYHYDYVASERLGRSSAYQEQYVFVYRTGSVKVLDEYQYPDKQEGDEGAFSRPPFVVKLKAPKTVIGTFVLIPLHSSPSNATKEIDELYDVFVDVQEKWKIENVMFLGDFNAACGYVAKKNRKNIRLMTMDRFYWLIGDEVDTTVRESTSCAYDRFVVHGETFLRGVEPSSAGVYKFDKKFHLKEEEALSLSDHYPIEVDLKASAQRRSETQLSLLFITACILFLNLA
- the LOC118211748 gene encoding deoxyribonuclease gamma-like isoform X1; the protein is MRVYVYEELSVLHTVDCSPTQSSAVLHAVQCSPTRSPVQSYTQSSAVLHAVQCSPTRSPVQSYTQSYTQSSAVLHTVQSYTQSRQSRGICPIGDSSPGPQLSLGLKICAFNVQSFSDSKASKPKVMHNLVRIVSRCDVCLLQEVRDAQHTAVRKLLDSLNRYDEKYHYDYVASERLGRSSAYQEQYVFVYRTGSVKVLDEYQYPDKQEGDEGAFSRPPFVVKLKAPKTVIGTFVLIPLHSSPSNATKEIDELYDVFVDVQEKWKIENVMFLGDFNAACGYVAKKNRKNIRLMTMDRFYWLIGDEVDTTVRESTSCAYDRFVVHGETFLRGVEPSSAGVYKFDKKFHLKEEEALSLSDHYPIEVDLKASAQRRSETQLSLLFITACILFLNLA
- the LOC118211748 gene encoding deoxyribonuclease-1-like isoform X2, which encodes MRCGFPLQCFLPFHLLLFLCPLGPQLSLGLKICAFNVQSFSDSKASKPKVMHNLVRIVSRCDVCLLQEVRDAQHTAVRKLLDSLNRYDEKYHYDYVASERLGRSSAYQEQYVFVYRTGSVKVLDEYQYPDKQEGDEGAFSRPPFVVKLKAPKTVIGTFVLIPLHSSPSNATKEIDELYDVFVDVQEKWKIENVMFLGDFNAACGYVAKKNRKNIRLMTMDRFYWLIGDEVDTTVRESTSCAYDRFVVHGETFLRGVEPSSAGVYKFDKKFHLKEEEALSLSDHYPIEVDLKASAQRRSETQLSLLFITACILFLNLA
- the LOC118211748 gene encoding deoxyribonuclease gamma-like isoform X4 translates to MHNLVRIVSRCDVCLLQEVRDAQHTAVRKLLDSLNRYDEKYHYDYVASERLGRSSAYQEQYVFVYRTGSVKVLDEYQYPDKQEGDEGAFSRPPFVVKLKAPKTVIGTFVLIPLHSSPSNATKEIDELYDVFVDVQEKWKIENVMFLGDFNAACGYVAKKNRKNIRLMTMDRFYWLIGDEVDTTVRESTSCAYDRFVVHGETFLRGVEPSSAGVYKFDKKFHLKEEEALSLSDHYPIEVDLKASAQRRSETQLSLLFITACILFLNLA